From one Trueperella pyogenes genomic stretch:
- a CDS encoding aldose 1-epimerase, producing MASTEIAKVEKFGHPAWEIVSPTGARAVISERGATLLSWQPEPGVELLAAHESQEELESGAGARAMILAPWAGPIAGGRYAFDGREISVGDAVRAYSLAYLQDFHVVSAGTTLSMSAVIGPCESYPWQCNVSVHYSLDSGADGAEHLSMTLDAKNLSKQAAPITVGWHPYLCLPSMASVSKLGISVPARTKILTDRRGVPLPGESAYGGVNTPMVIDYLGGTKLDDYYRGLVPDNYGVVATRVVCLPTNSSVELTQEPGEAAVVHLDTGDKLGRGTRQAIALAPMSAVPDSFNRPDAVGSVRVEPGESRSMTATLTYIK from the coding sequence ATGGCATCTACTGAGATCGCCAAGGTCGAAAAGTTTGGGCATCCAGCTTGGGAGATTGTTTCGCCAACTGGTGCTCGCGCTGTCATCTCTGAGCGCGGCGCTACTCTTCTTTCCTGGCAGCCAGAGCCCGGCGTCGAGTTGCTGGCAGCTCATGAGTCGCAAGAGGAGCTCGAATCTGGCGCTGGCGCGCGTGCGATGATCCTCGCTCCCTGGGCGGGTCCCATCGCGGGTGGACGCTACGCTTTTGACGGCCGCGAGATTAGTGTCGGCGACGCCGTCCGCGCCTATTCGCTCGCCTATCTGCAGGATTTCCACGTGGTGTCTGCTGGTACCACCTTGTCCATGTCCGCCGTCATCGGGCCGTGCGAATCCTATCCGTGGCAATGCAATGTGTCGGTTCACTATTCCTTGGACTCCGGAGCTGATGGGGCCGAGCACCTTTCGATGACGCTCGATGCCAAGAACCTGTCGAAGCAAGCCGCGCCTATTACGGTTGGCTGGCACCCATACCTTTGCCTGCCGAGTATGGCTTCAGTATCCAAACTGGGTATCTCTGTTCCTGCGCGCACGAAGATCTTGACTGATCGCCGCGGTGTACCGTTACCCGGTGAGTCCGCATACGGTGGGGTCAATACGCCGATGGTGATCGATTACCTGGGCGGGACTAAACTTGACGACTATTATCGCGGGCTCGTGCCGGATAACTACGGTGTGGTTGCCACCCGTGTGGTCTGCCTTCCGACGAACTCTTCCGTCGAGCTGACACAGGAGCCCGGCGAGGCCGCCGTCGTGCACCTGGACACCGGCGACAAGCTCGGGCGCGGCACCCGCCAGGCGATCGCGCTCGCCCCGATGTCAGCGGTGCCTGATTCCTTCAATCGCCCCGACGCCGTAGGGTCGGTGCGCGTTGAGCCGGGCGAGTCACGTTCGATGACGGCGACCCTCACCTACATCAAGTAG
- a CDS encoding NAD(P)H-dependent oxidoreductase, whose amino-acid sequence MPTRSFNGKGDRNMRILVVAGHPDQCSLTETIAQTYVTEARNAGHEVALINLASCEFDPVLRYGYRAHMPQEPCISDSQDLLDWCEHVVVIFPVWWACEPSLLKGWFDRVLTPGKAYQYIPGKLAPRRLLRGRTATLIATSHAPSWYAKHNPSYPLARISKHVLGYCGIKVTKRLVLGSVDSPNTTGERIESFLAKVSRAARLKHRLTDHAGTSHACRRHA is encoded by the coding sequence ATGCCCACTCGTTCGTTCAACGGCAAGGGAGATCGAAACATGCGCATCCTCGTGGTCGCTGGGCATCCCGACCAGTGTTCACTAACTGAGACCATTGCGCAGACTTACGTCACCGAGGCGCGCAACGCAGGCCATGAGGTCGCACTCATCAACTTGGCGAGTTGCGAATTTGATCCCGTCTTACGTTACGGTTACCGCGCACACATGCCTCAGGAACCCTGCATTTCGGACAGCCAAGACCTGTTGGACTGGTGTGAGCACGTGGTTGTTATCTTCCCCGTGTGGTGGGCTTGCGAGCCGTCTTTGCTCAAAGGCTGGTTCGACCGAGTGCTGACGCCGGGCAAGGCTTACCAATACATCCCTGGCAAACTCGCGCCACGCAGGTTGTTGCGAGGACGAACAGCAACTCTTATCGCAACCAGCCATGCGCCCAGTTGGTACGCGAAGCACAATCCGTCATACCCGCTCGCTCGAATATCAAAGCACGTATTGGGATACTGCGGAATTAAGGTCACGAAACGCTTAGTCCTAGGCTCTGTGGACAGCCCAAATACCACCGGGGAACGGATCGAGAGCTTCCTGGCAAAAGTTAGCCGCGCTGCCAGGCTAAAACATCGCCTAACGGACCACGCTGGAACGTCTCACGCATGCCGTAGGCATGCGTGA
- a CDS encoding helicase HerA-like domain-containing protein, giving the protein MSNDAELLRLKAEALEAEAAAAAAQAAAAKARLEAALASKTADLPAEPSTPGAPAVPSRPAEPAGSDYEATVRDGYAFEGATFTVGSYMEDRQPRPGTHVRIPIGMLNRHGIIAGATGTGKTRTLQLFAEGLSANGVPCFVTDIKGDLTGLLEPGSASEKLLARTAEQGQDWQPASFPTELYALGGEGNGTPIRTTITDFGPILLSKVLGLNETQESALSLIFHWADTNQLALIDLTDLRAVISYLTSDTGKDALKSIGGVAPATAGVILRNVAELEAQGAGMFFGEPAFSVSEFIRTAPDGRGVISALELPDVQSRPALFSTFIMWLLAELFQELPEVGDADKPKLVFFFDEAHLLFNGASKEFLNQVIHTVRLIRSKGVGIIFITQTPKDIPDDVLAQLGSKIQHALRAHTPKDAKKLRETVTTFPTSPLDLQEVLPNLGTGEAIVTVLDKKGRPSPVAPVRIWAPAAVMGPASQQAIASALANSPTMARYKDAIDPESAFELLEQRMAEEAAARAEAARQEELAAQAAKEEAARKKEMDRQARELEKEIERERREAEKLAERQRRAAEAEAERQRKRRESTVDQIVRTAGRTLTREITRALFGTRRR; this is encoded by the coding sequence ATGAGTAACGACGCTGAACTCCTCCGTTTGAAAGCCGAAGCCCTGGAAGCCGAGGCCGCAGCCGCAGCGGCTCAAGCTGCCGCCGCGAAAGCCCGCCTCGAAGCCGCACTCGCGAGTAAAACTGCGGATCTGCCCGCCGAACCTTCCACCCCTGGCGCACCTGCCGTGCCATCCAGGCCCGCCGAGCCTGCTGGATCTGACTACGAGGCAACGGTACGCGATGGTTACGCATTCGAGGGCGCCACGTTCACGGTCGGTTCCTATATGGAAGACCGCCAGCCGCGGCCCGGTACCCACGTGCGTATCCCGATCGGCATGCTCAACCGCCACGGCATCATTGCGGGCGCCACTGGCACTGGCAAGACCCGCACGCTCCAGCTCTTCGCTGAAGGGCTGTCGGCCAACGGAGTCCCGTGTTTCGTCACCGATATCAAAGGCGACCTCACCGGCTTGCTCGAGCCCGGCTCGGCGTCGGAGAAGCTGCTGGCTCGCACCGCAGAACAGGGACAGGACTGGCAGCCCGCATCCTTCCCTACCGAGCTTTATGCACTTGGCGGGGAGGGCAACGGAACTCCGATCCGCACGACTATCACTGATTTCGGGCCAATCCTCCTATCGAAGGTCTTAGGGCTAAACGAGACTCAAGAGTCTGCTCTGTCCCTCATTTTCCACTGGGCCGACACGAATCAACTCGCCCTCATTGACCTCACTGATTTGCGCGCTGTCATCTCCTACCTCACCTCTGACACTGGCAAGGACGCGCTGAAATCGATAGGCGGCGTCGCCCCGGCAACCGCCGGCGTGATCCTGCGTAACGTCGCCGAGCTGGAGGCTCAGGGCGCGGGAATGTTCTTTGGCGAACCTGCTTTCTCCGTCTCGGAGTTCATCCGCACAGCTCCCGACGGCCGCGGCGTCATCTCCGCCCTCGAATTACCCGACGTCCAGTCGCGTCCCGCCCTGTTCTCCACATTCATCATGTGGTTGCTCGCGGAGCTCTTCCAGGAACTACCTGAAGTCGGCGACGCCGATAAGCCAAAACTCGTTTTCTTCTTCGACGAGGCTCACCTCCTGTTTAACGGTGCTTCTAAGGAGTTCCTCAATCAGGTCATCCACACAGTCCGTCTCATCCGCTCCAAAGGTGTCGGCATCATCTTCATCACCCAGACCCCGAAGGATATTCCCGACGACGTTCTGGCGCAGCTCGGTTCAAAGATTCAGCATGCCCTGCGCGCACACACACCGAAAGACGCTAAGAAGCTTCGTGAGACTGTGACCACGTTCCCGACTTCGCCGCTTGACCTGCAGGAAGTCCTTCCCAATCTCGGAACCGGCGAAGCTATCGTCACGGTACTGGACAAGAAAGGCCGCCCCTCCCCCGTTGCACCGGTGCGCATCTGGGCGCCGGCAGCTGTCATGGGACCGGCATCGCAGCAGGCCATAGCCTCTGCGTTGGCAAACTCGCCCACGATGGCGCGCTACAAGGACGCCATCGACCCCGAATCGGCCTTCGAACTACTGGAGCAACGGATGGCCGAGGAAGCCGCTGCGCGCGCCGAGGCTGCCCGGCAAGAAGAACTGGCGGCCCAAGCGGCCAAAGAAGAGGCCGCGCGCAAAAAGGAGATGGACCGCCAAGCGCGCGAGCTAGAAAAAGAAATAGAGCGAGAGCGTCGCGAGGCTGAAAAACTCGCTGAGCGGCAACGCCGTGCTGCCGAGGCTGAAGCTGAGCGGCAACGCAAACGCCGCGAAAGCACCGTCGATCAGATCGTCAGAACCGCCGGTCGCACCCTCACGCGGGAGATCACCCGAGCACTCTTCGGCACGCGCCGCAGGTAG
- a CDS encoding helix-hairpin-helix domain-containing protein — translation MKEPSPRRTDMHRPPHGGRPNWAKVDSFIRTAMRMGAGDDIGALTSSAKKRRFVLDGRSLRLAAILLLVLALSGAIAAMSQRSEVVAISPTHIAATSAGASAEPAPSTSEQPSASARAKSTPSAAASAAIVIHVSGAVGAPGVVSVTAPARVNDAITAAGGAAENADLSRINLAQLIEDGAHIHVPREGEPVAGSGAGTAQDSGSSSDADPRGGKVNINTADQTTLQKVPGIGPVTAKAIIAWRTNNGSFSSVDQLIDVTGIGPKTLEQLREHVCV, via the coding sequence ATGAAAGAACCGTCACCCCGTCGTACTGACATGCACCGACCGCCGCATGGCGGCCGCCCCAACTGGGCAAAAGTGGACAGCTTTATCCGCACCGCGATGCGGATGGGTGCGGGCGACGATATCGGGGCACTCACGTCGTCGGCTAAGAAACGGCGATTTGTGCTCGATGGCCGCTCCTTGCGGTTAGCTGCCATCCTGCTTCTCGTGCTCGCCCTATCTGGCGCAATCGCAGCGATGTCCCAACGATCTGAAGTAGTGGCAATCTCGCCCACGCACATCGCAGCCACGAGCGCCGGTGCGTCTGCTGAGCCTGCGCCATCGACGTCGGAACAGCCGTCTGCATCGGCGCGCGCGAAATCAACACCGAGTGCGGCCGCATCTGCCGCGATAGTCATCCATGTCTCTGGTGCAGTGGGCGCTCCCGGCGTCGTGAGCGTAACCGCCCCGGCGCGCGTCAACGATGCGATTACCGCCGCGGGCGGTGCTGCGGAGAACGCAGATCTTTCTCGCATCAACTTGGCTCAGCTCATCGAGGACGGTGCCCACATCCATGTTCCGCGTGAAGGCGAGCCGGTGGCGGGCAGCGGCGCTGGTACGGCCCAGGATTCAGGTAGCTCTTCGGACGCAGACCCTCGCGGCGGCAAGGTCAATATCAATACTGCCGATCAGACTACGTTACAGAAGGTCCCCGGCATAGGCCCCGTCACCGCGAAGGCGATCATTGCCTGGCGCACGAACAACGGTTCCTTTTCTTCGGTCGATCAACTCATCGATGTCACCGGTATCGGGCCGAAGACGCTCGAGCAGCTGCGAGAGCATGTGTGCGTCTGA